AAACAATGTTTATATGCGCAGTGATAAAGAAAATAGCGTCATTAATTTAATGGGGGCCAATGGGTATAGCCATACTTCTGCCGGTGAAAGTATTTTAAAAGCAGATAATATTAATATTGGCGCATGGAGCTATTATGGGGTGTATGCTGGCAGTGGCGGCTTGTTAGAAATAGAAGCAAAAAATGATGTAAATATAAAAGATAAAGTCAATGAAGAAGAAAAAATTGGTTCTTATGCACAGCGTGCAGCGAAAGCGGAAAATGGTACGTTGAAAGTAATTGCTAAAAATGGTTCGACAACTATGATTGGTCGTGAAGAAGGTGTATGGACTGCAGGTACTGGTAATGCGACTATAACATCAGCATTAAACAACAAGATATTAGCTGGTAAATATGGCTTGCATGCGACGGGGAAAGATATTACTGTTACTGGGCAAAATAATATAATTGGCGCAGATAACGATGTTGCAAATAATATTTTAGATTTTAATTACGGTGATGGTTTAGCTATTTCATCAACAAATTCAACTGTAACAACTGTAAGTGCAACCGGAGAGAATGGCTATAATGCGATTTATGGTGCTGTATCTGCGACTGGAAAAGATACTACTGTTGGTATTGGTAAACTAGACGTAGAAGGCAATACCTTTAGCAGAATTTCTAATGGTGAAGTTGCAAACAGCATTTATTCTGCAGCTGTCATTGATAAAGCTGGCGGATTAACTGGCAAAGAAACAACGACAGATAGCGAAACCGGCGAAACGACAACTACCGGCATGGACGTTGTTTCTGCGTTATATGCGGAAAAAGGCGGGCAGATTCAGCTTTCTGGTATCAATACGATTCAAACCTATTATGCCGATACGACAGACGAACACACCTCTGAAAGAGCCGTATGGGCTTACGATGGCGCGAATATTGATATTGACGGCGTAACTAACATCAGCACGTACAGCTACGATCAGTCCCCGAACAGCGGCGATATTGCCATTGCCGCAGGCACGGCGACGGAATTGAAGGCTGAAGATTTTACAGAAGATAAGCTCAATAGCTTGGAAAAAGCGACGGTTCATTTGAATTACAAGGCTGGCAGCTCCATTGAAGGCGATATTCTGGCGGCGTATGGCGGCGAAGTTCATATCAGCAACGCGACTCTTAAAACCCGGGCTGCTGGCGAAGACGCTTCGTTTGACGGTATCAACATTCACGGCAACTTGCTTGCCGGTAATACAGGCGTGTTAAACGTCAACCTTGGCAACGGCGGCCGTCTGGAAGGCCGTGCTGACGACTACGGTGACGCCGGCACGGTTAAAAACAACGATCACGGTACGACGTTCTTTAACCCGGCCTTCAGCAGCGAAATCCTTACGGGCGGCGAAGTAAACCTTACCATGGGCGAAGGCTCGAAATGGACGGTTACGGGCCAGAGCTGGATTACGAAAGTGGATACGGGAAATAGTGAGCATGTCGAAATCGACCTCAGTGCGACGGATTCGGAATTGAATAAAACGGTACAGGCTTTGACGATCGGCGAAATGAAGGGCAACGCCATGTTTACGATGCAGCTCGACGGAGAACGAAACGTCAGCGATATGCTGTACATGAAAAAAGCGAACGGCGAGTATTTCATCAATTTGAAAAACGCCGTGACTGTAGAAGACATGTATCAGGATGGGTTTGACGGCTTGCGCTTTGCGACGGTCGGCAAAGGGTCGAACGCCACGTTCAGCGCCGGTACGTATGGCAACGGCGTGTATAACGTCGAATACGAAGTCGGCACGGACAACTACAATGGGAACTCGGAAAACGATGCGTATAACAGCACGAATGCCGACGGCGAAATGGACGCGGCGAAACCGGGGAATGATTTGGTAGATAACCTTTTTAAGGACGAACCGCAGGAAGCTGCTGCAAACGGCGTCATGACCTTAGCGGCTGTTGCTTCGCCCGATTCGGCAGATGCGACGGAAGACATGGGCACGAATACGGGCATGAACGGGGCGGACTTAGACGATACGACGAACTTCAAGCTCATCGGCGTCAAATCGACGGAACTATCCAATGCCGGTAAAACCATTATCGACATGTCCAAGGTCAACTACTCCAACGCTATCTACATGGATAGATTGAACAAGCGCATGGGCGAAGCACGGTACATTGACGGCGACGAAGGCTTGTGGGTGCGCATCCGCCACGACCGCATCGGCAAGTCTGACGCCTTCCGCAGCAAGAATACCATGATGGAACTGGGCTATGACAAACGCGTCGACGACCGGGAAGACGGCGAACACCGCCGCGGCTTTGCTATCGACTACATGCGCGGCACGACGGACTACCATAACGTAGCCGGTGACGGCGACGTACGGCGCGGCGGCGTATGGTTCTACGATACGTGGCTGGGCAATAAAGGCCATTATTCCGATTACGTCCTGAAATTCGGCAGATTGTCCAATGATTTCGACATCTACAGCGAATTGGGCGAAAAGATTACCGGCGATTACAGCAACTTTGTCTACTCGGCCAGCGCCG
This region of Megasphaera stantonii genomic DNA includes:
- a CDS encoding autotransporter outer membrane beta-barrel domain-containing protein produces the protein MDVVSALYAEKGGQIQLSGINTIQTYYADTTDEHTSERAVWAYDGANIDIDGVTNISTYSYDQSPNSGDIAIAAGTATELKAEDFTEDKLNSLEKATVHLNYKAGSSIEGDILAAYGGEVHISNATLKTRAAGEDASFDGINIHGNLLAGNTGVLNVNLGNGGRLEGRADDYGDAGTVKNNDHGTTFFNPAFSSEILTGGEVNLTMGEGSKWTVTGQSWITKVDTGNSEHVEIDLSATDSELNKTVQALTIGEMKGNAMFTMQLDGERNVSDMLYMKKANGEYFINLKNAVTVEDMYQDGFDGLRFATVGKGSNATFSAGTYGNGVYNVEYEVGTDNYNGNSENDAYNSTNADGEMDAAKPGNDLVDNLFKDEPQEAAANGVMTLAAVASPDSADATEDMGTNTGMNGADLDDTTNFKLIGVKSTELSNAGKTIIDMSKVNYSNAIYMDRLNKRMGEARYIDGDEGLWVRIRHDRIGKSDAFRSKNTMMELGYDKRVDDREDGEHRRGFAIDYMRGTTDYHNVAGDGDVRRGGVWFYDTWLGNKGHYSDYVLKFGRLSNDFDIYSELGEKITGDYSNFVYSASAEYGRKKDIGKDWYFEPQVQLQYAHVTDADYTTSQGTSVELDAIDSLIGRVGFRLGKDMGENNTFYVKADVLHEFLGDQDISAFDDTGRLDTTYENEGTWYDVGLGFSHQFSKGTYMFLDVEKTFGNDNEDTYQFNVGMNWKV